One window from the genome of Leptospira levettii encodes:
- a CDS encoding holo-ACP synthase — MKSSYSIGMDMVYIPEFESYLKDPGTAFFDQTFTDWEKQAANLKQTKQRATFYSGRYAAKEAFLKALDGSWLHTKPTISFKYSELEIRNDDFGRPYFRYYGSLLKTISDLQMESVKLSITHVHEYAASQVLIEF, encoded by the coding sequence ATGAAAAGTTCCTATTCGATTGGTATGGATATGGTGTACATTCCAGAATTTGAATCTTACTTAAAAGATCCTGGGACAGCTTTTTTTGACCAAACATTTACCGATTGGGAGAAACAAGCAGCAAATTTGAAACAAACAAAACAGCGGGCAACATTTTATTCAGGTAGATATGCCGCTAAGGAAGCATTTCTAAAAGCTCTGGATGGTAGTTGGTTGCATACCAAACCAACGATTTCATTTAAGTATTCTGAATTGGAGATTCGAAACGATGATTTTGGTAGGCCATATTTCCGTTATTATGGCTCACTTTTAAAGACTATTTCGGATCTCCAAATGGAATCTGTTAAACTATCAATAACGCATGTACATGAGTACGCAGCATCCCAAGTTTTAATTGAATTTTAG